The genomic window GAAACTGAATCGTCGACGGCGGACTCAGACCCGATTGCATGCCTGATTCTATGACGTCGCTCCACGATTCGTCGTCCACTTCACGCAGCCTGATCGAGCGGGCCCGCTCGCTTGACGCCGAAGCGTGGCGGCGTTTATGTGAGGTCTACGGACCGGTCGTTTATCGTTGGGCGAAGGGGAAAGGGTTGCAGGCGACCGACGCCGCCGATATCGGACAGGAGGTGTTCCGCGCCGTGGCGATGAAAATCGGCACGTTCCGTCGAGATCGGCCGGGCGATACGTTCCGCGGTTGGTTGTGGACGATTACGCATCACAAGCTAGGCGACTATTTTCGCACCCATAACAATCAGCCTCGTGCCGTCGGCGGTTCAACGGCCCGACTGGAACTCCATGAGCGGGCCGAGGATGGGTCGCTCGATTCTAGTGTCGGCGACGATGCCGACGCCGAACGTGAGATCTTGCATCGCGCGCTGGCGCTAATTCGCGTTGAATTCGAGCTGACGACTTGGCAGGCTTTTTGGCGTACGACGGTCGACGGCCTGTCGATCGACCAAGTGGCCGCCGAAGTGAACTTGTCGGCGGGAGCGGTTCGGCAAGCTAAGTATCGTGTGCTGCGGCGATTGCGCGATGAAATGCGGGATGAA from Planctomycetia bacterium includes these protein-coding regions:
- a CDS encoding sigma-70 family RNA polymerase sigma factor; the encoded protein is MPDSMTSLHDSSSTSRSLIERARSLDAEAWRRLCEVYGPVVYRWAKGKGLQATDAADIGQEVFRAVAMKIGTFRRDRPGDTFRGWLWTITHHKLGDYFRTHNNQPRAVGGSTARLELHERAEDGSLDSSVGDDADAEREILHRALALIRVEFELTTWQAFWRTTVDGLSIDQVAAEVNLSAGAVRQAKYRVLRRLRDEMRDENAT